The sequence below is a genomic window from Mycobacteriales bacterium.
ACCTGGCCGGGCGCCTTGCGGAGGGAGTGATCTCCTGCCACCGCGACCACGGTCGGTCCGGCGGGAAGCTGGTCCGGCGTACCGAACGCATCCGACGCGCCTTGGACGACGAGCGTGGGGACCGCCGTGGCGAGCAGCTCGCCGGCCCGCGACTTGTCCGGCTGGCCCGGCGGGTGCAGGGGGAACGCGAGCGCGATCACGGCGTCGGCACCGAGCTCACTCGCGGTGCGGCAG
It includes:
- a CDS encoding alpha/beta family hydrolase — translated: CRTASELGADAVIALAFPLHPPGQPDKSRAGELLATAVPTLVVQGASDAFGTPDQLPAGPTVVAVAGDHSLRKAPGQVAAAVLGWLAGIGLSAGALEHS